The following are encoded in a window of Mycobacterium vicinigordonae genomic DNA:
- a CDS encoding acyl-CoA dehydrogenase family protein translates to MSSELLADLRTTTRQALSAGTGDVVDELDLAGLLVDSGRGGLGLGDREMVLVGTELGRALSPSAFLSTAVLAVALLAPGDTAAADETLAGVVAGDIRCAVALFDSESCWAATPAVDATEADGGGWLLSGTMWGISTPSRPHVILIHDGAALFAVAAGDVQIEVEDQLDPSRGLIKLELSRTPGRLLATPAVEAIATAYRRGLLAVGAEQLGVARACLDMSVEHAKSRNQFGSPIGSFQAIKHRCAEVFLDVELAQAVLDHAVQTGVAADAELAFVVATRAALSSTDACIHIHGGIGFTWEHPAHRYLRRARVNATVMGASATHRDAIAASLGIDTEL, encoded by the coding sequence TTGAGTTCCGAGTTGCTGGCGGACCTGCGGACGACTACTCGTCAGGCGCTGAGCGCCGGTACCGGTGACGTTGTCGACGAACTGGATCTGGCTGGGCTGCTGGTGGATTCCGGCCGCGGTGGCCTTGGTCTGGGAGATCGGGAAATGGTACTCGTGGGCACGGAGCTGGGCCGAGCGCTGTCGCCATCGGCCTTTCTGTCGACGGCGGTCTTGGCGGTCGCTCTGCTTGCACCGGGCGACACCGCCGCAGCCGACGAGACGCTGGCCGGGGTGGTGGCCGGCGACATTCGCTGCGCCGTAGCGCTGTTCGACTCTGAATCATGCTGGGCCGCAACGCCTGCCGTGGACGCAACCGAAGCCGACGGCGGAGGCTGGCTGCTCAGCGGAACAATGTGGGGAATCTCAACGCCGTCGCGCCCACACGTGATTCTGATCCATGACGGCGCCGCACTGTTCGCGGTGGCCGCCGGTGACGTTCAGATCGAGGTGGAGGACCAGCTGGACCCGAGTCGTGGGCTGATCAAGCTCGAGCTGTCTCGAACGCCGGGAAGACTTCTCGCGACACCCGCAGTGGAGGCTATCGCTACGGCCTACCGGCGCGGGCTGCTGGCGGTGGGTGCCGAGCAACTCGGTGTGGCCCGCGCGTGCCTGGACATGTCCGTGGAACACGCAAAATCCCGCAACCAATTCGGCTCGCCGATCGGTTCATTCCAGGCGATCAAGCATCGTTGTGCCGAGGTGTTCCTCGATGTCGAACTCGCGCAGGCGGTTCTCGACCACGCTGTGCAGACTGGGGTGGCCGCCGACGCCGAGCTGGCGTTCGTCGTCGCCACCCGCGCGGCACTCTCGTCTACCGACGCATGCATCCACATTCATGGCGGCATCGGTTTCACCTGGGAACATCCCGCGCACCGGTACCTGCGACGCGCCAGGGTCAACGCCACGGTGATGGGTGCCTCGGCGACGCATCGGGATGCCATTGCGGCGTCGCTCGGGATCGATACGGAACTTTGA
- a CDS encoding FadR/GntR family transcriptional regulator, whose translation MYPQHDAVTHPTAGQQVADNIRRKIILGEFRDGDFLPNEAQLLAQYGVSRPVLREAIRILQSESLLTIRRGSKGGARVNAPRPEPVARQAGGLLQYGHTTVFDVFRARAIIEPPAVRLLAENSTPLTVQRLREALEQEANAVNDPRRWGKAHAEFHTLVVELSGSNTLALFAHIMSEITTAHTQAVWKHATDDAQKRADAELAHRVHRKLVRLVEDGKAADAELLWRRHLEETTEKMLDSQGQRELLDLIG comes from the coding sequence GTGTATCCCCAGCACGACGCCGTAACGCACCCTACCGCCGGCCAGCAAGTAGCCGACAACATCCGCCGCAAGATCATCCTCGGCGAGTTCCGTGACGGCGATTTCCTGCCCAACGAGGCGCAACTTCTCGCGCAGTACGGTGTCTCGCGCCCCGTTTTACGGGAAGCTATCCGGATTCTGCAGTCCGAGTCGTTGCTAACCATCCGCCGCGGTAGCAAGGGTGGTGCTCGAGTCAACGCCCCCCGGCCCGAACCGGTCGCGCGCCAGGCTGGCGGGTTGCTGCAGTACGGTCACACCACCGTCTTCGACGTGTTCCGCGCCCGCGCGATCATCGAGCCTCCCGCGGTGCGGTTGCTGGCCGAGAACTCGACGCCGCTGACAGTGCAGCGGTTGCGGGAAGCGCTCGAGCAGGAGGCCAATGCCGTCAACGACCCGCGTCGATGGGGCAAGGCGCACGCCGAATTCCACACGTTGGTGGTCGAACTGTCCGGCAGCAATACCCTCGCGTTGTTCGCCCACATCATGAGTGAGATCACGACGGCGCACACGCAGGCCGTTTGGAAGCACGCGACCGACGATGCGCAGAAACGCGCTGACGCTGAACTGGCGCACCGCGTGCACCGGAAGCTGGTGCGCCTGGTCGAAGATGGCAAGGCCGCCGATGCCGAGCTGCTGTGGCGCCGGCACCTGGAGGAGACCACCGAGAAGATGCTCGACAGCCAGGGCCAGCGAGAGCTGCTCGACCTCATCGGCTGA
- a CDS encoding amidohydrolase family protein — translation MTSQDFPIIDGWVQPWPADAVAKMPARNFTLADRMEHGARMRAGIPLQTMIEEMDAAGIDKAICSAGPLIPNEAVVEAIQRYPDRLIGMAAVSPWSPDGVMPAVHTLRALVGEYGFKGLKLEPFILDKVPTEAQWYPLYAACDDLDITVQIQVGGTGPSTYTSETGRPGHIDRLAIDFPGLRLVAGHIGWPWTDEMIAVAAKHPNVWIDTSAHLPKYYPPQFKHFLRTYGRRKCIWASDWPILTFEAALDGLAELDLKPEVQRLFMHDNAVAAFALKP, via the coding sequence GTGACCTCGCAGGACTTTCCGATTATCGACGGCTGGGTCCAGCCCTGGCCCGCCGATGCGGTGGCCAAGATGCCGGCGCGCAACTTCACGCTCGCCGACCGGATGGAGCACGGGGCCCGGATGCGCGCCGGCATTCCGCTTCAGACGATGATCGAGGAAATGGATGCGGCCGGCATCGACAAGGCCATCTGTTCGGCCGGACCATTGATCCCCAATGAGGCCGTCGTCGAAGCGATTCAGCGCTACCCTGACCGCTTGATCGGGATGGCCGCAGTCAGCCCATGGTCGCCGGACGGGGTGATGCCGGCGGTGCACACGTTGCGCGCACTGGTCGGCGAATACGGCTTCAAGGGCCTCAAACTCGAACCCTTCATCTTGGACAAGGTGCCCACCGAGGCCCAGTGGTATCCGCTGTATGCCGCCTGCGACGATCTCGACATCACCGTGCAGATCCAGGTGGGCGGGACCGGCCCTTCCACCTACACATCGGAGACCGGACGGCCGGGCCATATCGACCGGCTCGCCATCGATTTCCCCGGGTTGCGCCTCGTCGCCGGCCACATCGGTTGGCCGTGGACCGACGAGATGATTGCCGTTGCGGCCAAACACCCCAACGTGTGGATCGACACCAGCGCCCACCTGCCCAAGTACTACCCGCCGCAGTTCAAGCATTTCCTGCGCACGTACGGGCGGCGCAAGTGCATTTGGGCTAGCGACTGGCCGATCCTGACCTTCGAGGCGGCACTGGACGGCCTGGCCGAGCTTGACCTCAAACCGGAGGTGCAGCGGTTGTTCATGCACGACAACGCCGTTGCGGCGTTCGCGCTCAAGCCATGA
- a CDS encoding acyl-CoA dehydrogenase family protein → MQQLDNFVKLAKEFLDTHAEHRPDGFPDAMFAQFRPIADPEAWQQRCVAWQRLLYDHGFAGLTWPREVGGRALPSAYALAWSDLESEYDLPRGLFGVTLEMVGPTLLSVGTPEQKRHCEAILRGEEVWCQLFSEPGAGSDLAGVSTRATRTANGWRVTGQKVWTSEARHAQFGYLLARSDPEQPRHRGLTAFVVDMNSPGIDVRPLRQMTGGASFSEVFFDDVDLPPEAILGEVGGGWAVAMTTLGFERFSSFGRSLGRLVRQASVLGWSNGIARETFLDAVIEQRALAAFEAATHQRILAGVPPGPETALAKLATGTVVTKLADAVAETLGTRLSRREAGLDDWRLVLLSAPAFHIAGGTDEIVKTMIAERVLGLPKG, encoded by the coding sequence ATGCAGCAGCTCGACAATTTCGTCAAACTTGCCAAGGAGTTTCTCGACACTCACGCCGAGCATCGACCCGACGGCTTTCCCGACGCGATGTTCGCCCAGTTCCGTCCCATTGCCGACCCCGAGGCATGGCAGCAGCGTTGTGTCGCCTGGCAGCGTCTGCTCTACGACCACGGATTTGCCGGCCTGACCTGGCCGCGCGAGGTCGGTGGACGGGCGCTGCCATCGGCGTACGCCCTGGCCTGGTCCGACCTCGAATCGGAGTACGACCTGCCACGCGGCCTGTTCGGCGTCACCCTCGAGATGGTCGGACCCACATTGCTCAGCGTCGGCACACCGGAGCAGAAACGGCACTGCGAGGCCATCCTGCGCGGCGAGGAAGTTTGGTGCCAGCTGTTCAGCGAGCCCGGTGCCGGCAGCGACCTGGCCGGGGTGTCCACCCGGGCGACCCGCACCGCGAACGGGTGGCGGGTGACCGGCCAGAAGGTCTGGACGTCCGAGGCCCGGCATGCCCAGTTCGGCTATCTGCTGGCTCGTAGCGATCCCGAACAACCACGGCACCGTGGGCTCACCGCGTTCGTCGTGGACATGAACAGTCCCGGTATCGATGTGCGCCCGTTGCGGCAGATGACGGGCGGCGCATCCTTTTCCGAGGTCTTCTTCGATGACGTGGACCTGCCGCCCGAGGCCATTCTCGGCGAGGTAGGTGGCGGCTGGGCGGTGGCCATGACCACACTGGGGTTCGAGCGCTTCTCCAGCTTTGGGCGCTCGCTGGGACGGCTGGTACGTCAGGCCAGCGTGCTGGGGTGGTCCAATGGCATCGCACGCGAGACGTTCCTGGACGCCGTCATCGAACAGCGCGCACTGGCCGCCTTCGAAGCCGCAACGCATCAACGAATCCTGGCCGGCGTGCCCCCCGGGCCTGAGACAGCGTTGGCCAAACTTGCCACCGGCACCGTGGTCACGAAGCTGGCGGACGCCGTCGCCGAAACGTTGGGTACCCGGCTGTCGCGACGCGAGGCAGGCCTCGACGACTGGCGACTCGTACTGTTGTCAGCGCCGGCCTTCCATATCGCGGGCGGAACGGATGAGATCGTCAAGACGATGATCGCCGAGCGAGTGCTCGGCCTGCCGAAAGGCTGA
- a CDS encoding pyruvate, phosphate dikinase: MLVGGKAHGLSKIRRAGLPTPPAFTVTVDACRQYFEAPDDLMDRLWPQIRDGLAWLESESGHTFGRGPVPLLVSVRSGAPASMPGMMDTVLNLGINDEVERVLADRCGAEFARDTHRRFRDLFRQVVAPPGGIVPVDPYAQLRAAVTAVFDSWNSPRAVSYRRHHNLEGKMAGTAVTVQAMVFGNLDEQSGTGVLFSRNPLTGQAKPFGEWLARGQGEDVVSGKFDPLPLSALGEQHPEIHGQLLQAASWLEIEGADVQDIEFTVESGRLYLLQTRAAKRSARAAVTIAVALQQEGLISINEALSRVTAAQLDVLLTPVIEPAARAGATVVASGLAACPGVGAGRVVADSDSAEDAADDDEDVVLARETTSPDDVGGMIAARAIITEQGGATSHAAVVSRELQTPCVVGCGRGSLRALVGTDVTVDGAEGLVYSGLLPLTQPSEDSDPEMAMLLSWARSRSPVRVVQRDAANSAVPRVDHRDAATVWQALEAGESMVAAEHPLPVLLMILERTRNAAGALG, encoded by the coding sequence ATGTTGGTAGGCGGCAAGGCACATGGCCTCTCCAAGATTCGTCGCGCGGGGCTGCCCACCCCACCGGCATTCACTGTGACGGTCGACGCGTGCCGGCAGTACTTCGAGGCGCCCGACGACCTTATGGACCGCCTCTGGCCGCAGATCCGCGATGGTCTGGCGTGGCTGGAAAGCGAATCGGGGCACACCTTCGGGCGGGGTCCGGTGCCTCTGCTTGTTTCGGTGCGCAGCGGCGCGCCGGCCAGCATGCCGGGAATGATGGACACCGTCTTGAACCTGGGCATCAACGACGAGGTCGAACGGGTCCTCGCCGACAGATGTGGCGCCGAATTCGCCCGCGATACCCACCGCCGGTTCCGGGACTTGTTCCGGCAGGTAGTTGCCCCGCCCGGCGGAATCGTCCCCGTCGATCCCTACGCGCAACTGCGCGCCGCGGTCACGGCGGTGTTCGACTCCTGGAACTCGCCGCGCGCGGTCTCCTACCGGCGCCACCACAACCTCGAGGGCAAGATGGCTGGCACCGCCGTGACGGTGCAGGCCATGGTATTCGGCAATCTCGACGAACAGTCCGGCACCGGTGTGCTGTTCAGCCGCAATCCCCTTACCGGGCAGGCCAAACCGTTTGGCGAATGGCTGGCCCGCGGCCAGGGCGAGGACGTGGTCAGCGGCAAGTTCGATCCGCTGCCGCTGAGCGCTCTCGGCGAGCAACACCCCGAGATTCATGGGCAGCTGCTGCAGGCCGCGTCCTGGTTAGAAATTGAGGGCGCCGACGTGCAGGACATCGAGTTCACCGTAGAGTCCGGGCGCCTCTACTTGTTACAGACCCGAGCGGCGAAACGGTCGGCACGCGCCGCCGTGACCATCGCTGTCGCGTTGCAACAGGAGGGTCTGATCAGCATCAACGAGGCCCTCAGCCGCGTCACGGCCGCCCAGCTCGATGTCTTGCTCACGCCGGTGATCGAACCTGCGGCGCGGGCAGGGGCGACAGTGGTCGCCTCGGGGTTGGCCGCCTGCCCCGGTGTGGGCGCTGGACGAGTGGTTGCCGACAGCGACAGCGCCGAAGACGCTGCCGACGACGACGAGGACGTGGTGCTGGCCCGCGAAACTACCAGCCCAGACGACGTGGGAGGCATGATCGCGGCCCGCGCGATCATCACTGAACAGGGCGGCGCCACCTCGCACGCCGCCGTGGTCAGCCGCGAACTGCAGACTCCGTGCGTTGTCGGATGCGGCCGAGGCAGCCTGCGTGCATTGGTCGGGACGGACGTCACCGTCGACGGCGCCGAGGGGTTGGTGTATTCCGGCCTGCTGCCGTTGACCCAGCCCTCGGAGGACAGCGATCCCGAGATGGCGATGCTGCTGAGTTGGGCGCGATCACGCAGTCCTGTCCGGGTGGTACAGCGTGACGCCGCCAACTCCGCCGTCCCGCGGGTTGATCACCGGGATGCGGCGACCGTGTGGCAGGCGCTCGAAGCCGGGGAAAGCATGGTGGCCGCTGAGCATCCGCTCCCGGTACTGCTGATGATTCTTGAGCGGACACGAAACGCGGCGGGCGCTTTAGGCTAA
- a CDS encoding acyl-CoA dehydrogenase family protein — protein MQFTDDHELFRDSVRHMLAKVVQPHVDEWEEQGRFPGHDLFPEFAKLGLLGLEYDPAYGGEGADHWFTVIACEEFGRLPGNGVPMAYNVQANMATPALHKHGSDALKREFLAPAIAGEQICSIAVTEPDAGSDVAGIRTRAVRAGGDWLISGAKTYITNGVQGDWLCLLVRTSDEGGYRGMSQVIVPNDTPGLTVGRSLKKLGNWCSDTAELTFDRVRVPVSNTIGEIGRGFQQQMEQFQNERICAVYQAVGQMETAIELTVDYLSERPAFGGKLIDNQYLQYNLAELACEVDALKRYAYSCAELIVAGADVTRRTSSAKLLAGKLIRRVADTCLQYHGGMGYMAETWTSRFFRDSRLLSIGGGADEVMLRVLARDVVAKSFFTR, from the coding sequence ATGCAGTTCACCGACGATCACGAGCTGTTCCGCGACAGCGTGCGGCACATGCTCGCCAAGGTCGTGCAGCCACACGTCGACGAATGGGAGGAGCAGGGCCGTTTCCCCGGCCACGACCTGTTCCCCGAATTCGCCAAACTCGGATTGCTGGGTCTGGAATACGACCCGGCCTACGGCGGTGAGGGCGCCGATCATTGGTTCACCGTGATCGCCTGCGAGGAGTTCGGCCGGCTGCCCGGCAACGGAGTTCCGATGGCCTACAACGTGCAGGCCAACATGGCCACCCCGGCCCTGCACAAGCACGGCAGCGACGCTCTCAAGCGCGAGTTCCTGGCGCCGGCGATCGCCGGGGAGCAGATCTGCTCGATCGCCGTCACCGAACCCGACGCGGGCTCCGACGTCGCCGGCATTCGCACCAGAGCTGTGCGCGCCGGCGGTGACTGGCTGATCAGCGGGGCCAAGACCTACATCACCAACGGCGTGCAGGGCGACTGGTTGTGCCTGCTGGTGCGCACCTCCGACGAGGGCGGCTACCGAGGCATGAGCCAGGTCATCGTGCCAAACGACACACCAGGATTGACCGTGGGCCGGTCGCTGAAGAAGCTGGGCAACTGGTGCTCGGACACCGCCGAGCTGACGTTCGACCGGGTCCGTGTTCCGGTCAGCAACACCATCGGCGAGATCGGGCGTGGTTTCCAGCAACAGATGGAGCAATTCCAGAACGAGCGGATCTGCGCGGTCTATCAGGCAGTCGGGCAGATGGAGACCGCCATCGAGCTCACCGTGGACTACCTGTCCGAGCGTCCGGCGTTCGGCGGCAAGCTGATTGACAATCAGTACCTGCAGTACAACCTGGCCGAACTGGCCTGCGAGGTGGACGCGCTGAAGCGCTACGCGTACTCCTGCGCCGAACTGATCGTCGCCGGCGCCGACGTCACCCGTCGTACCAGCAGTGCAAAGCTATTGGCCGGCAAGCTGATTCGCCGGGTAGCCGACACCTGCCTGCAGTATCACGGGGGCATGGGCTACATGGCCGAAACCTGGACCTCCCGGTTCTTCCGGGACTCCCGGCTGCTGTCCATCGGCGGCGGAGCCGACGAGGTGATGCTTCGGGTACTGGCCCGCGATGTCGTCGCCAAATCCTTCTTTACCCGCTGA